The Octopus bimaculoides isolate UCB-OBI-ISO-001 chromosome 1, ASM119413v2, whole genome shotgun sequence genome contains the following window.
ttgaaagctatcaaattacaaagtgtttgtgttgtttataataaactttattttacatttcttgcccacaagagataatatccgatctttagcatactgctgtatgtcttctcaattCACGATCATAGGAAAAGTTGTTGaaaagaattatcaacaaaaacaaagctgataaatatgcataggtgttgcaaattaagtttaattaacaATAGACATCAgtttggatgacactttactcaactgagTAAAATATGATCTGGACCGTGATTACTAGTTTGAacatcagacttcaaaaagtagttaaccatttaatggttttagtaaatttatatagaaaaagtgaacattatactgtccagcataaataaaagtaaacttcattatatttaagctcCTATtttttctgacattaaatgaatcAACTTCtggtatgaatgtttacattttgtacgtcttttttcaacaaaaaatttctaaaaaaattctggaaacaatctactcatgtaatttacacatccctaaagttcatttttatttttgtggaaaaaaaaaaagaaacgttcaatttacatgggtttttacggtaaCTTTAAACATTCTACATTGTTGAgcaattatcatcatttaatattattatttctaaatctctcaaacaGAGACATCCAGTAatagttctttaaagtaaaggctgtttgtcaacataatgtggctgCTCTGGAAGGaataatgttactgttgttttagccccaagaaacattgtttctagctggctatacaacacaatatctgtgtcctaaTTTTTTCAAACAGGAGTGCTGAGCtccctgtttgaaaatataaggacacaaatattgtgtcgtatagccagctagaaacaatgtttcttggggctaaaactACAGTAACATCATCCCTTTCAGGAcaaccacattatgttggcaaatagccttaacatcatcatttaatgtccccttttccatgttggcatgggttgaacagttcaaCAGGAACTGATGAGCCAGAGGGTGGCACTGAACtctaatgtctactttggcatggtttccacagctggatgcccttcctaatgcccctTTACAGTATACTAGGAGGTTACCAAGTACTCACAAGACCAGGCCCCTCAATTTAGTAGGATATAGTATTAAGGAATGTgaaagtatgacagagggacagaagTAGATGTCCTGCTGAAGAGGGGGATTTTCACCTAAAATATCATGAAGGTCATTATGATTTAAGGGAGGACAGCAAGTCAGTAAGGTTTGTACAGGGGATACATTTGTAGTATATTGAAGAGGGGAATATGAATATGCTTGCCTTAAGTTCTCAACCCCAGGCGGATTGGAACTGCAGCGGTGCTGTTGCGACATAGGGCAAGTCTTGGGCATTTCAAACTTGGTGCAGCCCATTCATTCCCAGATCTGACAACAGTCCATTTCTTCTAGAAAGAAGAGACAGACACAAAAAAGAACTGACCCAAGTAAAGGAATGgaactttatttattgactcttgccccaaaaggaagaaaggtggagttgaactcagagtgcagagagACACAAGACAATTTGTTACCCATTGTCTGACCTCAACCATTTCATCATCTTTGATGTCAATATGGAATATCATGTAGAAAGCTTCTGTATTGAATTGATATGTTGAGTAGCTGTCGATATATGATGTACAGGAGTGAGACTACTGCAACACCAATGCAGTATGAAGAAGGAGAGACCATTGAGATATCAGTATGGTATATAAAAAATCCACACTCATAAGATGTCAATGTATTATACAGAGAataatctttcaaattttggggaatgTCCAAGCTGAGAAAATTTTGCTCCAGGTGtagctgtatagttaagaaatctgcttctcaaccatatggtttctggttcagtcccattgcatggcatctggggcaagtgccttttactttCGTTCTAGGCTGATGacagctttgtgaatagatttggtaaatggaaactgaaagaagctctttgtgtatatatgtgcgtttccTTGCCTGAACATTGCATGATAATTGGAAACAAATATCACCATCATATAAGTTGTTTACTTCATTTGCAAGCTTCCACAGAAGCATgcctggccatgggaaatattggtttcaaattttggcacaaggccagctgttatggggaaggggctaagtcaatcacatcaaccccaatgctcaactggcacttattttattgaccctgaaaggatgtaaggtaaagtcaatctcggcagaatttgaagtcagaacaaaaagacagacaaaatgccgccaagcattttgcccagcatgctaatggttctgctcgCTTTCCACTATAgttatgggaaatattaccttcttcGGAAGAAGGTGagtttggtgataggaagggcatccagtcatagaaaacctgtctcaacaaatttcatcagaCCCAAttaggcatggaaaagtgaatgctaaaatgatgatgatgatgactgatgattgaTGAGGTGATAGAATATGGTTAGATGAGTCTGTAAATAGAATGATATGTCCTATTACAGACACATTTAACAGATGCTATTAGGGAAGAAGAAtagatgttaataatgatgatatgctaagaattttgaatgaattaaaataacaattttatcATGAGATAATTACCAACTGCAAAAGAtggaactgaaatattttaaacacggagacacacacacacatatatacatacatacacacaggtacatatatatggagagagagagagagagagagagatgctataTAATAAGCACACGCTATGCAAACATATACTACAATCTGGCAAGCTGGTAGGTGTGAATAAAAAACTTAAGTTTTAACTAGCATGCTGTATGAGAAGATACAAGTAGTTATAAAGagcaaaacaacataaaatgaatatgtcaaaaagatattgataatgatgatggtgatgataatatagcagctaaatattaCACTGTaccacttgaaatatatatatatatatatacaattgacaACCTTTTAAAATATGAAGCTTTTATTGACTCACCGGAAATCACTGTCCTCACTAGTAGGTGAACTTGGAGATGACAGAAAATTGTTTTGATGTCCATTGtgtgaaagacaaagagaaactaAATGGCAATGATCATCTGCCTCTCCTATTTCATTGCTGTCATGAGAACCACTTTCTTCTGAACCGACTGACACATCATCTTGATCATCAAGATTTAGATTGGAGAAACATCTCTGTGTCATGTTGTGATGGTTTTGGAAATTAGAATGACTATGTGGCAGTGTTGGATCTTCAAGAGCAGACAGATTGGAGTTGCTGCTAGATGCACTCAAATCGTTTGTAGCACAATTTGTTAATTGCGTTTTGGAAGGAGCTGATCCATTAGAATTCATTTGGAGCAAATCTCCTGTCGGACTGGGGCAAGCAGAGTCAACATCATCGGCATAAGGGATTTCACTCAGTGAAAACTCAAAGCCCATTGCACCAGTTGAGCTACCAGCACTGTTCAAGTTTTGCTCTAAGTTTGGGGTGGTAGTGGAGGCCAAGTCAAAATCAAGAAACTCCATGTCCATTGCACTAGTAGAACTGCCAGCACTATTCAAATTTTGTTCCGAGTCTAAATTTGGGGTGGTTGTGGAGACAATGTCAAAATCAAGGAAATCTACTTCTGGAGACATCACAGCATCATCAGAAGTTTGGCAGCTGTTTGTTGCTCCACTTAATGGTAATTGCATTGCAGTGAAAGAGTTATGGCACTGGGGAATTTTGACACCACCATCAAGGATTGAGTGGCTGTCATGGCTGTTTTCAGAGCACCCAACTTCTTTTGCAGGTTTCTTTAGACAGTTGCTTTGCAGATGGTTATCACTGGTACATAATAACAATGTAGGAGGGGAGGTGGCAGAAGAGGGAGATGTCGATGGAGATGACTGAGTAGAAGGAGATGATGACAGTAACGAAGAAGAAACTTTCAGGACATCAGTACATTTTATCACAGAACTACCAGGTTCACGCTTTACACTATTACTATCACCAAATCCAGTCAAACCAACATAGCTATTTTCACTACACTTAGAGTTATTGCAAGCACTAATTGAGGGACTGGGAAAAGAGAGTTGGTTGTGCTTTTTATGatcacaatttttaaaataattactattaGGAAAATGGCTATAACTGGGTTCATGGCTTGATATTGCCATGTCATTTATACTAGCAACAATCTGTTGGTTATTGGTTTCATTGATGTCACTACTGGTCAGAGACGAAGATGAATCTGTGGAATCAGTAGAACTTGACATGAGACGGCTAGTCTGTACAGGgggaaaatctgcttcaataaaatcTCCAAAATCTTCTTCCCGATTGTCTATAGACCCTGTTCCTGAAGAACCTAAATTGTTTGAGCGAAAGTTATTTGAGTTTAAAGTGGTGTTGCTACAACCAACAGTAGCAGAGCTCTCTTCTACACAAGTCCCAATCTGACtcttataattattatctttattataatgCACAACATTGTCTGGATCACAGTAAGAGTAGCTGGGGCAGAGAAGTTCAGTTTCCAACTCAAAAGACTCGCCTGATCCACAGCAACCTTCAAAGCTGTTGCAAGCCCGACAGCAGTCTTGCAATGAAGAAATGAACCGGTTTTTTTGAAACTTACATTGCAAGTTGTAAAGTGCTTTGCATTTCTTGCCCACTAACTTACTgctagtggtggtattggtgtttGTGCAATTGTTGCAATTAATACAAGAAGATACAACTGTTCCTGCAGCACCGGAGGCAGAATTCAtcatgttgctattgttttcatattttaaagatttaCACGTGTGCTGTTGTTGCTTGGCGTTTTTCAACTTTGATTGAATCAACAAGTCCGATTTTGATGCAGAAGCCACATCAAGGCTACCTTCATAATTTACCAAGTCACTAACAGCCGAATGTTTCTTTTGGTTTTGATTCTCAACATGCTGCAGCTGGGACATCTTAGTGATGGTCTTGAAATCTGGAGTCATTATGAGACCATTAGTTTGTTGAAGAGTGTAACACTTGGAGGAACAAGGCATATTACCATTAATAGGCCCATTTACTTGAACCAGAGGGCCTTGTTTGAAAAGGGTGCAATTACTATAAGGCatcattgttgttggtattgttgaagtagtagtaatagtgctTGTAGTtatagtggcagcagcagtgtcAGCCATCTGTGCGGAAGAAATCGTATCACTTTTACTCAGTAATGATTTCGATAGCTTTGGTTGGTGCAACTTCACTGAAGTGGAGCTATCTTTCTGGATCACCGAAGAGAAAGTGTTTCGCCTGTTATCAGAAGTACTGTAATTGTTATGGACAGGGATATTGATCTGCTGCTggctatggtgatggtgatgatgatgatgatgactatggtggTTCTGGCTGTGATATCGGGGAAGATGGTAATGGTAAGAAGGGTTTGGATCGCTACTGGTTTCTTTTGGCCGTGCTGCCTGCAAATTGTTAACAACTGTCTCACAGTTTTCATTGTTTGAGGCACTGACAGGTTGAAGAGGTGAGCAGCTTTGCCATTTTGGTACAATTCCTGGGTTTGGATCTGTACTTGCCAGGGAAGGTAAGGAATCATGCAAAGAGATTTCACAGTTACCACTAGCTCCATTACATGATGGTTCTGTAACAGGGTTTTTAGAGTGAAAATCACCTATGGCATGGA
Protein-coding sequences here:
- the LOC106883282 gene encoding serine-rich adhesin for platelets isoform X1 translates to MENTLPCAHIPPLITADSTASPGIIERCSLYQRMGNSTKEAVGNSDYDNSIEDEVIATSENGLDNSNFDFYSLPQSQTDGITPASILDSHSRSQNNNNNNNRISYYNNNSSFEDECSSAGRERKSDPQNFHAIGDFHSKNPVTEPSCNGASGNCEISLHDSLPSLASTDPNPGIVPKWQSCSPLQPVSASNNENCETVVNNLQAARPKETSSDPNPSYHYHLPRYHSQNHHSHHHHHHHHHSQQQINIPVHNNYSTSDNRRNTFSSVIQKDSSTSVKLHQPKLSKSLLSKSDTISSAQMADTAAATITTSTITTTSTIPTTMMPYSNCTLFKQGPLVQVNGPINGNMPCSSKCYTLQQTNGLIMTPDFKTITKMSQLQHVENQNQKKHSAVSDLVNYEGSLDVASASKSDLLIQSKLKNAKQQQHTCKSLKYENNSNMMNSASGAAGTVVSSCINCNNCTNTNTTTSSKLVGKKCKALYNLQCKFQKNRFISSLQDCCRACNSFEGCCGSGESFELETELLCPSYSYCDPDNVVHYNKDNNYKSQIGTCVEESSATVGCSNTTLNSNNFRSNNLGSSGTGSIDNREEDFGDFIEADFPPVQTSRLMSSSTDSTDSSSSLTSSDINETNNQQIVASINDMAISSHEPSYSHFPNSNYFKNCDHKKHNQLSFPSPSISACNNSKCSENSYVGLTGFGDSNSVKREPGSSVIKCTDVLKVSSSLLSSSPSTQSSPSTSPSSATSPPTLLLCTSDNHLQSNCLKKPAKEVGCSENSHDSHSILDGGVKIPQCHNSFTAMQLPLSGATNSCQTSDDAVMSPEVDFLDFDIVSTTTPNLDSEQNLNSAGSSTSAMDMEFLDFDLASTTTPNLEQNLNSAGSSTGAMGFEFSLSEIPYADDVDSACPSPTGDLLQMNSNGSAPSKTQLTNCATNDLSASSSNSNLSALEDPTLPHSHSNFQNHHNMTQRCFSNLNLDDQDDVSVGSEESGSHDSNEIGEADDHCHLVSLCLSHNGHQNNFLSSPSSPTSEDSDFRDIPSTQEPIYEDIDRVRLDKCTADSPGDKCCCTSASDTDHKTDSHALNMQHTSKKNHSMKSRRSSVERVMIWDENQAYHRQVKRSETEVSACGPIAVLNMLNAFNILLDKPKVLEKAPINLRDSTAPIPQYLFSRAKAGTTAEDLIKFVESLTNGTIKGRFFDFYPPRDVQVLKWLGEWIKKDAVPIATLNIQKAVQPGWAIPDSWHHQMIYGVSSKGAYMTNPLKLVSGKHLMQQLTSDRVLLIKRQDIISRFQEDTNLSNLMCHDEPLRWRTMNVLGQVVNVLREASMPRVPGYRPQLTQHIRIPAAYRAGITLFVRADMDVYHHLKRVPNLPLQINLSRELLPLSTEDSNGMDDLNSCNSSGGCSSGGSCNQRTSKIDGCDGNDNCTDFNNESSDSATSTLALPSPPPVSSTAAAAAASFVSSPITHLHDYTTGRQRYLVHGFSHRNNVYVHYFKN
- the LOC106883282 gene encoding serine-rich adhesin for platelets isoform X2; the encoded protein is MENTLPCAHIPPLITADSTASPGIIERCSLYQRMGNSTKEAVGNSDYDNSIEDEVIATSENGLDNSNFDFYSLPQSQTDGITPASILDSHSRSQNNNNNNNRISYYNNNSSFEDECSSAGRERKSDPQNFHAIGDFHSKNPVTEPSCNGASGNCEISLHDSLPSLASTDPNPGIVPKWQSCSPLQPVSASNNENCETVVNNLQAARPKETSSDPNPSYHYHLPRYHSQNHHSHHHHHHHHHSQQQINIPVHNNYSTSDNRRNTFSSVIQKDSSTSVKLHQPKLSKSLLSKSDTISSAQMADTAAATITTSTITTTSTIPTTMMPYSNCTLFKQGPLVQVNGPINGNMPCSSKCYTLQQTNGLIMTPDFKTITKMSQLQHVENQNQKKHSAVSDLVNYEGSLDVASASKSDLLIQSKLKNAKQQQHTCKSLKYENNSNMMNSASGAAGTVVSSCINCNNCTNTNTTTSSKLVGKKCKALYNLQCKFQKNRFISSLQDCCRACNSFEGCCGSGESFELETELLCPSYSYCDPDNVVHYNKDNNYKSQIGTCVEESSATVGCSNTTLNSNNFRSNNLGSSGTGSIDNREEDFGDFIEADFPPVQTSRLMSSSTDSTDSSSSLTSSDINETNNQQIVASINDMAISSHEPSYSHFPNSNYFKNCDHKKHNQLSFPSPSISACNNSKCSENSYVGLTGFGDSNSVKREPGSSVIKCTDVLKVSSSLLSSSPSTQSSPSTSPSSATSPPTLLLCTSDNHLQSNCLKKPAKEVGCSENSHDSHSILDGGVKIPQCHNSFTAMQLPLSGATNSCQTSDDAVMSPEVDFLDFDIVSTTTPNLDSEQNLNSAGSSTSAMDMEFLDFDLASTTTPNLEQNLNSAGSSTGAMGFEFSLSEIPYADDVDSACPSPTGDLLQMNSNGSAPSKTQLTNCATNDLSASSSNSNLSALEDPTLPHSHSNFQNHHNMTQRCFSNLNLDDQDDVSVGSEESGSHDSNEIGEADDHCHLVSLCLSHNGHQNNFLSSPSSPTSEDSDFRDIPSTQEPIYEDIDRVRLDKCTADSPGDKCCCTSASDTDHKTDSHALNMQHTSKNHSMKSRRSSVERVMIWDENQAYHRQVKRSETEVSACGPIAVLNMLNAFNILLDKPKVLEKAPINLRDSTAPIPQYLFSRAKAGTTAEDLIKFVESLTNGTIKGRFFDFYPPRDVQVLKWLGEWIKKDAVPIATLNIQKAVQPGWAIPDSWHHQMIYGVSSKGAYMTNPLKLVSGKHLMQQLTSDRVLLIKRQDIISRFQEDTNLSNLMCHDEPLRWRTMNVLGQVVNVLREASMPRVPGYRPQLTQHIRIPAAYRAGITLFVRADMDVYHHLKRVPNLPLQINLSRELLPLSTEDSNGMDDLNSCNSSGGCSSGGSCNQRTSKIDGCDGNDNCTDFNNESSDSATSTLALPSPPPVSSTAAAAAASFVSSPITHLHDYTTGRQRYLVHGFSHRNNVYVHYFKN